From Armatimonadota bacterium, the proteins below share one genomic window:
- the lepB gene encoding signal peptidase I — protein sequence MLETLDAALFAVVLAFFIITFVAQAFFIPSGSMEPTLQIGDRILVAKFYYRIAPIQRGDVIVFRYPLNPGKDFVKRVVGVPGDRVELRQGVVYVNGKPHPELTPANGDQGCAQSYGPKTVTEGHLFVLGDNRCNSEDSRFFGLVPVRNVVGRALVIYWPPHRVGLVR from the coding sequence ATCCTCGAGACCCTCGATGCGGCCCTGTTCGCGGTGGTCCTCGCCTTCTTCATCATCACCTTCGTGGCCCAGGCCTTCTTCATCCCCTCGGGCTCCATGGAGCCCACCCTCCAGATCGGCGACCGCATTCTGGTGGCGAAGTTCTACTACCGCATCGCCCCCATCCAGCGGGGGGACGTGATCGTCTTCCGCTACCCCCTCAATCCCGGGAAGGACTTCGTGAAACGGGTGGTGGGAGTGCCGGGCGACCGAGTGGAGCTGCGACAGGGGGTGGTGTACGTCAACGGGAAGCCCCACCCTGAACTCACCCCCGCGAACGGGGACCAGGGCTGCGCCCAGAGCTACGGTCCTAAGACGGTAACCGAAGGGCACCTCTTCGTGCTGGGGGACAACCGGTGCAACAGCGAGGACAGCCGGTTCTTCGGCCTCGTGCCCGTGCGGAACGTGGTGGGCCGGGCCCTGGTGATCTACTGGCCGCCGCACCGCGTGGGCCTCGTGCGCTGA
- the rpsP gene encoding 30S ribosomal protein S16, giving the protein MAVKIRLMRMGKRHEPFFRLVVTDSRAPRNGRYIEAIGYYNPRTEPSTIHVNAEKALEWLSKGAQPSDAARVLLEKAGVWRLWQEQRRRKAS; this is encoded by the coding sequence GTGGCGGTGAAGATCCGTCTCATGCGCATGGGCAAGCGGCACGAGCCGTTCTTCCGTCTGGTGGTGACGGACAGCCGCGCGCCCCGCAACGGCAGGTACATCGAGGCCATCGGCTACTACAACCCCCGCACGGAGCCCAGCACCATCCACGTGAACGCGGAGAAGGCCCTGGAGTGGCTCTCCAAGGGTGCCCAGCCCTCGGACGCGGCCCGGGTGCTGCTGGAGAAGGCCGGGGTCTGGCGCCTGTGGCAGGAGCAGAGGCGCCGCAAGGCAAGCTAG
- a CDS encoding YlqD family protein has product MNSITLIRPVVVKAIVTETFKENYKRDLQEALRGVEDLIARVDSQIRRLELERQITPQNRAVRQQLEVERSRQEALRAELLERLREAERLELNTEFPQATVDAQVEVRVGDNLFRKLSRAEILVKDGIVMEIRL; this is encoded by the coding sequence ATGAACTCCATTACCCTGATCCGACCCGTGGTGGTGAAGGCCATCGTCACGGAGACCTTCAAGGAGAACTACAAGCGGGATCTGCAGGAGGCCCTGCGGGGGGTGGAGGATCTCATCGCCCGCGTCGACTCCCAGATCCGCCGCCTGGAGCTGGAACGGCAGATCACCCCCCAGAACCGGGCGGTGCGGCAGCAGCTGGAGGTGGAGCGGTCCCGTCAGGAGGCCCTGCGGGCGGAGCTCCTGGAGCGGCTGCGGGAGGCGGAGCGGCTGGAGCTCAACACCGAGTTCCCGCAAGCCACCGTGGACGCCCAAGTGGAAGTCCGGGTGGGCGACAACCTCTTCAGGAAGCTGAGCCGGGCGGAGATCCTGGTGAAGGACGGCATCGTGATGGAGATCCGCCTGTGA
- the trmD gene encoding tRNA (guanosine(37)-N1)-methyltransferase TrmD, whose translation MRVDIVTIFPEIFLPLRVGVLGRAQERGVVQIRVWNLRDFATDRHRTVDDYPYGGGPGMVMKPEPFFAAVEAIERDAGDRGRILFTSPQGRRFDQRMAQELSQEGHLVILCGRYEGVDERVVVGLPAEEVSIGDYVLTGGELAAMVIVDATARLVPGVVGDEGSVREESFTTGLLDHPHYTRPAEFRGMRVPEVLLRGNHAAIARWRRKEALRRTLLRRPDLLRTAALTPEDQVLLREIEEELGIRV comes from the coding sequence ATGCGGGTGGACATCGTGACCATCTTCCCCGAGATCTTCCTGCCCCTCCGGGTGGGCGTCCTGGGACGGGCCCAGGAGCGGGGAGTGGTGCAGATCAGGGTGTGGAACCTGCGGGACTTCGCCACGGACCGGCACCGCACCGTGGACGACTACCCTTATGGGGGCGGGCCGGGGATGGTGATGAAGCCAGAACCCTTCTTCGCCGCGGTGGAGGCCATCGAGCGGGACGCGGGGGATCGGGGCCGCATCCTCTTCACCTCCCCCCAGGGCCGACGCTTCGACCAGCGGATGGCCCAGGAGCTGAGTCAGGAGGGGCACCTGGTGATCCTGTGCGGCCGGTACGAGGGCGTGGACGAGCGGGTGGTGGTGGGACTGCCGGCAGAGGAGGTGTCCATCGGGGACTACGTGCTCACGGGCGGGGAGCTCGCGGCCATGGTCATCGTGGACGCCACCGCCCGGCTGGTCCCGGGAGTGGTGGGGGACGAGGGATCCGTGCGGGAGGAATCCTTCACCACGGGGCTCCTGGACCATCCCCACTACACCCGGCCCGCGGAGTTCCGGGGAATGCGGGTGCCGGAGGTACTCCTGAGGGGCAACCACGCGGCCATCGCCCGGTGGCGGCGGAAGGAAGCCCTGCGGCGCACCCTGTTGCGGCGGCCCGACCTGCTGCGCACCGCGGCGCTCACGCCCGAGGACCAGGTGCTGTTGCGGGAGATCGAGGAGGAGTTGGGGATCCGGGTATAA
- the rimM gene encoding ribosome maturation factor RimM (Essential for efficient processing of 16S rRNA), whose protein sequence is MRKLRIGTITRPHGLRGEVRVLPDTDFPDRFQTLRRVFVAGPEGEVPYEVESVRPHGRFFLVRLRGVEGREAAEALRGRELRIPQEEAPPLPEGTYYVADILGLEVRTPEGKVLGRVREVLRTGANDVYVVAGDREILLPAIEDVVQEVNLEERCMVVRLLPGLVD, encoded by the coding sequence ATGCGGAAGCTGCGCATCGGCACCATCACACGCCCCCACGGCCTCCGGGGGGAGGTTCGGGTCCTGCCCGACACGGACTTCCCGGACCGGTTCCAGACCCTGCGGCGGGTCTTTGTAGCGGGTCCGGAGGGCGAGGTACCCTACGAGGTGGAATCCGTCCGGCCGCACGGCCGGTTCTTCCTGGTGAGACTTCGGGGGGTGGAGGGTCGGGAGGCTGCGGAGGCTCTTCGGGGCCGGGAGCTGCGTATCCCCCAGGAGGAAGCACCCCCCCTTCCGGAGGGCACGTACTACGTGGCGGACATCCTGGGCCTGGAGGTGCGGACTCCGGAGGGGAAGGTGCTGGGCCGGGTGCGGGAGGTGCTCCGTACGGGGGCCAATGATGTGTACGTGGTGGCGGGGGACCGGGAGATCCTCCTCCCTGCCATCGAGGACGTCGTCCAGGAGGTAAACCTGGAAGAGCGGTGCATGGTGGTGCGACTTCTGCCCGGGCTGGTGGACTGA
- a CDS encoding KH domain-containing protein, whose translation MRGLVEYVVRGLVDHPEAVRVEEAEGPVLRVHVAPEDRGKVIGRQGRVIQALRTLARVAARGAGTVQVEIAEEKRP comes from the coding sequence GTGCGGGGGCTTGTGGAGTACGTGGTGCGGGGGCTGGTGGATCACCCGGAGGCCGTCCGGGTGGAGGAGGCGGAGGGGCCCGTGCTGCGGGTGCACGTGGCCCCCGAGGATCGGGGAAAGGTCATCGGGCGCCAGGGACGGGTGATCCAGGCTCTGCGGACCTTGGCCCGGGTGGCCGCCCGAGGAGCAGGAACCGTACAGGTGGAGATCGCGGAGGAGAAGCGGCCATGA
- the rplS gene encoding 50S ribosomal protein L19 has protein sequence MDKMQLVEQPHRKPEIPEFAPGDTVRVHTRVREGGRERVQVFEGVVIARRGGGVRETFTVRRISHGVGVERIFPLHSPNIVRIEVVRRGQVRRAKLYYLREKVGKATRIKEKR, from the coding sequence ATGGACAAGATGCAGCTGGTAGAGCAGCCTCACCGGAAGCCCGAGATCCCGGAGTTCGCGCCGGGCGACACCGTGCGCGTGCACACCCGGGTGCGGGAGGGCGGGCGAGAACGGGTCCAGGTGTTCGAGGGAGTGGTGATCGCCCGTCGGGGCGGGGGGGTGCGGGAGACCTTCACGGTGCGTCGGATCTCCCACGGGGTGGGCGTGGAGCGGATCTTCCCCCTGCACTCCCCCAACATTGTGCGCATCGAGGTGGTGCGCCGCGGGCAGGTACGGCGGGCCAAGCTGTACTATCTGCGGGAGAAGGTGGGCAAGGCAACCCGCATCAAGGAGAAGCGGTAG